The Drosophila biarmipes strain raj3 chromosome 2L, RU_DBia_V1.1, whole genome shotgun sequence genome has a window encoding:
- the LOC108034290 gene encoding uncharacterized protein LOC108034290 yields the protein MSDKYAVPNKLPGKTVSVLKHRKRRILQDEAVIKQKKNDRIKKRTASKNHHKFRRAESFVMGYLKAERTAKRIKQTILRTNVTKQSAKAADDCNPKLLFVMRHAGKKIFDKTTSEIFRTLRMGTRHNAVFLENTKENQLLLRVIEPFVVYGNPSLSSIRELVFKKGFARIDGKKTAIQSNTMVEEQLGEKGVICLEDVIHEICTVGPNFAAVNEFLCAFTLSSPSNGWQKKVSVSYKRGGEYGDRGSAINELIARCL from the exons ATGTCAGACAA ATACGCGGTGCCCAACAAATTGCCCGGCAAAACAGTCTCCGTGCTGAAGCACCGCAAGAGGAGGATTCTCCAGGATGAGGCCGTCATCAAGCAGAAGAAAAATGACCGCATCAAGAAGAGGACCGCCAGCAAAAATCACCACAAGTTCCGCCGCGCCGAATCCTTTGTAATGGGCTACCTGAAAGCTGAGCGCACGGCCAAGCGGATCAAGCAAACTATCCTGCGCACCAATGTCACCAAGCAAAGTGCCAAGGCCGCCGACGATTGCAACCCCAAGCTGCTCTTCGTGATGCGCCATGCGGGCAAGAAGATCTTCGACAAGACCACTTCGGAAATATTCCGAACCCTGCGCATGGGCACGCGCCACAACGCCGTCTTCCTGGAGAACACCAAGGAGAACCAGTTGCTGCTGCGCGTTATCGAGCCCTTCGTGGTCTACGGCAATCCCTCGCTCAGCTCCATTCGCGAGCTGGTCTTCAAGAAGGGCTTCGCTCGAATCGACGGCAAGAAGACGGCCATTCAGTCGAACACCATGGTGGAAGAGCAGTTGGGCGAGAAGGGCGTTATCTGTCTTGAGGACGTCATCCACGAAATCTGTACAGTGGGTCCAAACTTTGCGGCCGTCAACGAGTTCCTGTGCGCCTTTACG TTGTCCAGTCCCAGCAATGGTTGGCAGAAGAAGGTTTCCGTCTCCTACAAACGCGGAGGCGAATACGGCGATCGTGGCAGTGCTATCAACGAACTGATTGCCCGCTGCCTGTAG